The window TTTGTCTTCCCTTCCAGCGAAATATTCTCCATAAAGTCAAAGGGATTCTCCACTCTGAAAACCTTGCTGAAACCCAGTTCCAGCATAAGTCTGTCTGCCACGAATTCAATGTACTGCTTCATTAAAGTGCAATTCATTCCAATCAGCTTGACAGGCAAGGCCTCCGTAAGGAACTCCTGTTCTATCCTAACAGCATTGATAATTATATCTTTTACTCTCTGTTCCGAAGGTTTGTGAACCAGGTGTTTGAACATGAGGCAGGCAAAGTCACAGTGTAAACCCTCATCTCTGCTAATAAGTTCATTGGAAAATGTGAGGCCAGGCATCAATCCTCGTTTCTTAAGCCAGAAGATGGATGCAAAAGAGCCAGAAAAGAAGATTCCTTCTACTGCTGCAAAAGCTACGACACGTTCTCCATAGGTAGCTTCTTTGTCCCCAATCCAACGCAAGGCCCAGTCTGCCTTCTTCTTTACGCAAGGCATCGTTTCAATTGCATTGAAGAGAAATTCCCTTTCTTTGGAATCTTTAATGTAAGTGTCGATAAGGAGACTATACATTTCGGAATGTATGTTTTCCATGGCAATTTGGAAGCCATAGAAACAGCGGGCTTCTGTAATCTGAACTTCTTGGCTAAATCGCTCCACCAAGTTTTCATTTACTATGCCATCACTTGCTGCAAAGAAAGCTAGAACATGTGATATAAAATATCTCTCCTCAGGCTTCAGGGCTTCCCAGTGCTGAATGTCCTTGGAAAGATCCACCTCCTCAGCTGTCCAAAAGGAAGCCTCAGCTTTCTTATACATCTGCCAAATATCATGGTATTCGATAGGAAAGATGACAAAGCGGCGGGGATTTTCTCTCAGGAGTGGCTCATCCTCCACGCTGGGGGCAGGAACCTTAGTTTTCTCCGGCTCGGCGGGCTCCTGGAAGATCTTCCGGGCGGTCTTGCTGGCCAGGACGCGGGAACTGCTGAGGGCCGGGGGCGTGTTCTCCTTGTCCGCCAGGCTGAGCCCCTTCAGGGGCGAGAGCTGGAGCAGCTGCTGGTCCGCCAGGGTGGCGAGCGGGACGCGCACGGAGAGCATGGCTGCAGAGGCGGCGGCGGCTGGAAAGCGAGAGACACTCTGCTTCCATCCCTTCTGCACACGCATTCCCAAAGGGAAAGAAACTAAAGGTCCAACCAATAATATCATCAGGTCTCATAATATTCTCTAAGTTATGCCTTGTATGACCCTCTTAATCCAGAGATATGTGAATTAAAAAACATTGTCTCTCCTTAGGAAATGGCTGATATTTAATCAGATTTGTCCTacaaaaaaagacatttcatataattCAAACTGAAACAAATTTCTGTatcatctttttctattttctgctgGGGTAAGAAACTACCTCAAAATTTCCATGGCTTGCAacaagatttatttatttctctcttacaATTAGATTTATCTCTATACTCTGGGGTCCAGGCTAAAAAAGCAGCTCTATCTGGGACACTCTTGTTG of the Choloepus didactylus isolate mChoDid1 chromosome 21, mChoDid1.pri, whole genome shotgun sequence genome contains:
- the LOC119517681 gene encoding ribonucleoside-diphosphate reductase subunit M2-like → MLSVRVPLATLADQQLLQLSPLKGLSLADKENTPPALSSSRVLASKTARKIFQEPAEPEKTKVPAPSVEDEPLLRENPRRFVIFPIEYHDIWQMYKKAEASFWTAEEVDLSKDIQHWEALKPEERYFISHVLAFFAASDGIVNENLVERFSQEVQITEARCFYGFQIAMENIHSEMYSLLIDTYIKDSKEREFLFNAIETMPCVKKKADWALRWIGDKEATYGERVVAFAAVEGIFFSGSFASIFWLKKRGLMPGLTFSNELISRDEGLHCDFACLMFKHLVHKPSEQRVKDIIINAVRIEQEFLTEALPVKLIGMNCTLMKQYIEFVADRLMLELGFSKVFRVENPFDFMENISLEGKTNFFEKRVGEYQRMGVMSTSTENSFTLDADF